One Sphingomonas endolithica DNA segment encodes these proteins:
- a CDS encoding O-methyltransferase — translation MNTLSSPNVALLLDRLFVEADAVSPLASPAFAALSSEERTRLMRSKEDYRDLYTSLKDFALPVSRATGQLLYILARATQARSIVEFGTSFGLSTLHLAAALRDNGGGRLITSEFEPSKVAIAKANIAAASLSDLVEVREGDALETFKVDLPETIDLLLLDGAKSLYSDVLALVEDRLRPGAVIVADNADYCPDYLEQVGSVANGYFTMGFTDDVELSVRL, via the coding sequence ATGAACACGCTTTCCAGCCCCAATGTGGCGCTGCTGCTCGACCGCTTGTTTGTCGAGGCTGATGCAGTGTCGCCGCTTGCCAGCCCCGCCTTCGCAGCACTGTCCTCGGAAGAGCGCACCCGCCTGATGCGAAGCAAGGAGGATTATCGCGATCTCTACACCAGCCTCAAGGATTTCGCCCTTCCGGTTTCGCGCGCAACGGGCCAGTTGCTCTACATCCTGGCGCGGGCAACCCAGGCGCGATCGATCGTCGAGTTCGGAACCTCGTTCGGCCTCTCGACGCTGCACCTGGCGGCAGCGCTCCGCGACAATGGCGGCGGCCGCCTGATCACCAGCGAGTTCGAGCCTTCGAAGGTGGCGATCGCCAAGGCCAATATCGCTGCGGCCAGCCTGTCCGATCTTGTCGAAGTGCGCGAAGGCGACGCGCTCGAGACGTTCAAGGTCGACCTACCGGAGACGATCGACCTGCTGCTCCTCGATGGAGCCAAGTCACTCTACAGCGACGTCCTGGCGCTCGTCGAAGACCGCCTGCGTCCGGGCGCGGTGATTGTGGCCGACAATGCGGACTATTGTCCCGACTATCTGGAGCAGGTCGGCTCGGTGGCCAATGGCTATTTCACCATGGGGTTTACCGACGACGTCGAACTATCGGTCCGGCTGTAG
- a CDS encoding TetR family transcriptional regulator yields the protein MAQRPSPQISSRKQPKQARANDLIAAVLDAAVQVLRTEGAARFTTARVAERAGVGVGSLYQYFPNKAAILFRLQSDEWRQTGELLNTILTDRARPPLERLRRLTHAFLRSECEEAEVRIALGDAAPLYRDAPEVEEIRAGSSQIIHDFIRETLPRAESPTVELVADLIEATLTQVGSAFSETPRSDEDIAR from the coding sequence GTGGCCCAACGCCCAAGCCCACAGATTTCCTCGCGAAAGCAGCCGAAGCAGGCGCGCGCCAACGACCTGATCGCGGCAGTTCTGGACGCCGCTGTTCAGGTTTTGCGGACTGAGGGTGCCGCCCGATTCACGACAGCGCGCGTGGCAGAACGCGCCGGAGTCGGTGTCGGGTCGCTTTACCAGTATTTCCCGAACAAAGCGGCGATCCTGTTCCGCCTACAGAGCGATGAATGGCGACAGACGGGCGAACTGCTGAACACCATCCTGACGGATCGTGCCCGCCCGCCGCTGGAGCGACTGCGACGTCTGACGCACGCCTTTTTGCGCTCGGAATGCGAGGAGGCGGAGGTCCGTATAGCGCTTGGCGATGCGGCGCCCCTCTACCGCGACGCCCCTGAGGTCGAAGAGATTCGCGCCGGTAGTTCGCAGATCATTCACGACTTCATTCGCGAGACCTTGCCTCGCGCAGAGTCGCCAACTGTAGAACTTGTCGCCGATCTGATCGAAGCGACCCTGACGCAGGTCGGCAGCGCCTTTTCAGAGACGCCACGAAGCGACGAAGATATTGCCCGCTAG
- a CDS encoding DUF4297 domain-containing protein has product MSRTATHDRHGSNAGRGFRYQDAVAVLLAVRAWAGVDQLAIIIPEGNDDVERRSAVGSTLVQVKSRREHLGDLPLSNAKQYLKDLWDRHDKVATAPVGLELVIERAIIGHSARQDGRIEIGATLERQLPGGDRGRRLLAKTSIEEVAEPKEAAIALIVNRTGCLPIAADICFAQLLGEVGALADQNGRLRPADYRGLSVSDTERSVTQTLAAVDSAQIERALRDGACEPADFLTPINDPEFYLGVDVQPGHVAAGLVIPRLGPREALARGLEARGAALVAGPSGSGKSAIMWDTAYALRHTVRWYRLLRVDSRDLAALRQLFRTLRVGPGSPVGLVVDDIGRRGAEGWDVLTRELAAIPGALLLGSIREEDLFLLDGRARAAEVRAEPDPDFAKRLYDELKRIGRTDWSGWREPWTRSQGLILEYVHILSAGQRFAETLADQVATRERDPGRATELAVLRVVAFAGSAGATVEADRLASTLGVAEDDVSRGLKRLIDEHLVREATPGLLSGLHQLRSAELLRLTHDVPPPTIEATFARTVNVVAGADLEPLVADAILSRGVSLAAAVAALAARVESERDIDALAAILRGLGTVQIAAAVDRWMAMPSVAVLARTQVGAASFIGIGGTLMPEIGQLGLANAAAADLIAIRNDALNDPRQALLEAVPDEALCEMLAGASEPGTVDRFLGAQVGMTLNPKIEAVLDEVPSDILGGPLEAVAGLLGTLAEIDRNRAIALVDQVGEDVLVARVPQEVAWATPVTFEDAEDGRVARCDFHYIFDPDQADTHGPVVRICEVVLALSPRSDIAASAARAPNGEVAGSTIVTLAEKRISRANLPSAAVPAWNRRWRDAIAMRVASPTYSGYLAQTVAMLDRLAPALEQILDPVLRGRNFPERSLGHLGTVHDAARDLTPPAIAVADATGAGPTEFNNAVTKLQNVLLGASADALRRFIHLPDGVGAYIGWMGGLLEDLNKAEREEPWGLVGGVPPSLSGVRAALAAMRAIAGELAEDKVAPMARWPSVVKQARPGNALRMAGMTVANRAGAARTKLGVELRDDLSGAGIDAEVRVFEDEDAILPWPPSKVLVMVPIPNFAEAGIFLIATATARALLPETIRLTVMPTVEGLAVPSLAQSGFSTLLPLPDEANAFIAQLGIPAFSSELWPMFDRAAAMASALQSMDRLSLGTANRPEVEIRARARFEVEFTQSRSALADALAPVAPNLGPVAADLLDRVRSGAADYADAVHEAQHGGNPAILEEIAALRFGLEQAEFDHGS; this is encoded by the coding sequence ATGAGCAGGACAGCCACCCACGATCGTCATGGCTCCAACGCTGGGCGCGGCTTCCGCTATCAGGATGCCGTTGCTGTTTTGCTGGCAGTTCGCGCGTGGGCGGGTGTCGATCAACTGGCGATTATCATCCCGGAAGGGAATGATGATGTCGAACGCAGAAGCGCGGTCGGCAGCACCTTGGTGCAGGTGAAGAGTCGGCGCGAGCATCTTGGAGATCTGCCGTTATCGAATGCGAAGCAGTATCTGAAAGATCTCTGGGATCGTCACGACAAGGTTGCGACAGCCCCCGTCGGGCTCGAACTCGTCATTGAACGCGCTATCATTGGCCATTCCGCCAGACAGGATGGCCGCATCGAGATCGGGGCAACGCTTGAGCGCCAGTTACCTGGGGGAGATCGAGGTCGCCGCCTGCTGGCCAAAACCAGCATCGAAGAGGTCGCCGAGCCGAAGGAGGCTGCGATTGCGCTCATCGTCAATCGAACCGGATGCCTGCCGATCGCCGCGGATATCTGCTTCGCGCAGCTGCTTGGTGAGGTCGGCGCGCTAGCTGATCAGAACGGCCGGTTGCGCCCAGCGGACTATCGCGGTCTCTCGGTTAGCGACACGGAGCGCTCGGTCACGCAGACTCTGGCGGCCGTCGATTCCGCGCAGATCGAGCGCGCGCTGCGAGATGGCGCATGTGAACCAGCCGATTTCCTGACGCCGATCAACGATCCAGAATTCTACCTCGGGGTCGATGTCCAACCCGGCCATGTCGCGGCGGGGTTGGTTATTCCCCGGCTTGGACCGCGCGAGGCTCTGGCACGCGGGCTCGAGGCACGTGGTGCCGCGCTGGTCGCTGGGCCGTCGGGCTCGGGAAAGTCTGCGATCATGTGGGACACGGCCTACGCTCTGCGCCATACGGTGCGCTGGTATCGCTTGCTCAGAGTCGATTCTCGCGACTTGGCTGCCCTGCGCCAGCTGTTTCGTACATTGCGTGTCGGACCGGGCAGTCCGGTAGGATTGGTGGTCGATGACATTGGCCGTCGCGGCGCGGAGGGTTGGGACGTCCTGACGCGCGAGCTTGCCGCCATCCCCGGCGCGCTCCTGCTGGGATCAATCCGGGAAGAGGATTTGTTTCTTCTGGACGGCCGCGCCCGCGCCGCGGAAGTGAGGGCGGAGCCGGATCCTGATTTTGCCAAGCGGCTCTATGACGAGCTCAAACGCATTGGGCGTACCGACTGGTCTGGCTGGCGCGAGCCCTGGACGCGCAGCCAAGGCCTGATCCTGGAATATGTCCATATCCTCAGCGCCGGCCAGCGTTTCGCGGAAACTCTTGCCGATCAAGTAGCAACCCGCGAGCGCGATCCAGGCCGCGCGACGGAGCTGGCAGTCCTCCGGGTTGTCGCGTTTGCCGGCTCAGCAGGGGCGACAGTCGAGGCCGACCGGTTGGCATCGACGCTCGGGGTGGCGGAGGACGATGTCTCGCGCGGGTTGAAGCGCCTGATCGACGAGCATCTCGTTCGTGAGGCTACGCCCGGCCTGCTGTCGGGTCTGCACCAGCTCCGCTCGGCTGAGTTGCTGCGATTGACCCACGATGTGCCCCCACCGACGATCGAAGCGACTTTTGCCCGTACGGTCAACGTGGTCGCGGGTGCTGATCTGGAGCCGCTGGTTGCCGATGCCATCCTCTCGCGAGGCGTTTCGCTTGCCGCAGCCGTCGCGGCCCTTGCCGCGCGCGTGGAGAGCGAGAGAGACATTGATGCGCTAGCAGCAATATTGCGTGGGCTTGGCACAGTTCAGATTGCAGCTGCGGTCGACCGATGGATGGCGATGCCCTCGGTCGCGGTGCTCGCGCGCACGCAAGTCGGTGCCGCCTCGTTCATCGGGATCGGCGGCACGTTGATGCCGGAGATCGGGCAGTTGGGGTTGGCGAACGCAGCGGCAGCCGACCTCATCGCGATCCGAAATGATGCATTGAACGATCCGCGCCAGGCCTTACTGGAGGCGGTGCCGGATGAAGCCTTGTGCGAAATGCTGGCAGGCGCGTCTGAGCCGGGTACCGTGGATCGCTTCCTCGGCGCGCAAGTCGGAATGACCCTCAATCCCAAGATCGAAGCGGTCTTGGATGAGGTGCCGAGCGATATCCTTGGTGGCCCCCTCGAAGCCGTCGCTGGCCTGCTCGGGACCCTGGCCGAGATCGACCGGAACCGAGCGATAGCACTCGTGGACCAGGTCGGCGAAGATGTGCTGGTTGCGCGCGTTCCGCAGGAGGTCGCCTGGGCTACGCCGGTGACCTTCGAGGATGCCGAGGACGGAAGAGTTGCCCGCTGCGACTTCCATTACATATTCGACCCCGACCAGGCTGACACGCACGGGCCCGTGGTCCGGATTTGTGAAGTCGTACTCGCGCTCTCGCCAAGGTCTGACATCGCCGCTTCCGCGGCCCGCGCACCGAATGGCGAGGTCGCTGGCTCCACTATCGTAACGCTTGCCGAAAAGCGTATTTCGCGCGCCAACCTGCCAAGCGCCGCGGTGCCGGCATGGAACCGCCGCTGGCGCGATGCCATCGCGATGCGCGTCGCGAGTCCCACCTATAGTGGCTATCTGGCGCAGACCGTCGCGATGCTCGATCGCCTGGCACCCGCCTTAGAACAAATACTCGATCCGGTTCTCCGTGGCCGGAACTTCCCGGAGAGATCGCTCGGTCACCTGGGTACTGTCCATGATGCCGCTCGCGACCTGACCCCCCCCGCAATCGCAGTCGCCGACGCAACTGGCGCTGGTCCGACCGAATTCAACAATGCCGTGACCAAGCTGCAGAACGTCCTGTTGGGCGCAAGCGCCGACGCCCTCAGGCGGTTTATCCACCTCCCCGACGGCGTGGGGGCTTACATCGGCTGGATGGGCGGTCTGCTCGAGGATTTGAACAAGGCGGAGCGCGAAGAGCCCTGGGGGCTGGTCGGAGGCGTGCCACCCTCGCTGTCGGGTGTGCGGGCTGCGCTGGCTGCGATGCGTGCGATTGCTGGAGAGCTCGCCGAGGACAAGGTTGCGCCGATGGCGCGGTGGCCTTCCGTCGTAAAGCAGGCGCGGCCCGGCAACGCCTTGCGCATGGCCGGTATGACCGTCGCGAACCGCGCGGGCGCCGCGCGCACGAAGCTGGGCGTGGAGCTGCGGGACGACCTTTCCGGAGCCGGCATTGATGCTGAGGTGCGCGTGTTCGAGGACGAGGACGCAATCCTTCCCTGGCCGCCGAGCAAGGTGCTGGTGATGGTGCCGATCCCGAACTTTGCCGAAGCCGGAATTTTCCTGATAGCCACAGCCACCGCGCGTGCGCTCCTGCCCGAGACGATCCGGTTGACCGTGATGCCGACAGTAGAGGGACTTGCCGTACCTTCGCTCGCTCAGTCGGGCTTCTCCACCTTGCTCCCCCTGCCGGACGAGGCAAACGCGTTCATCGCACAGCTCGGCATCCCGGCCTTTAGCAGCGAGCTGTGGCCAATGTTCGATCGTGCGGCCGCGATGGCTTCGGCATTGCAGTCGATGGATCGCCTGTCGCTCGGTACTGCAAACCGCCCTGAGGTAGAGATCCGGGCTAGAGCCCGGTTCGAGGTCGAATTTACGCAGTCGAGATCAGCGCTGGCGGATGCACTTGCGCCTGTTGCCCCGAACCTCGGCCCCGTTGCCGCTGATTTGCTGGACCGCGTCCGCAGCGGTGCGGCAGACTATGCCGACGCGGTCCATGAAGCCCAACATGGCGGCAACCCGGCAATTCTCGAGGAGATTGCCGCGCTACGTTTTGGCCTTGAGCAAGCGGAGTTCGATCACGGTTCCTAG
- a CDS encoding UvrD-helicase domain-containing protein, translating to MSLLTREQRGAVDWAGNLLLTACPGSGKTRTLIAKLVKEIEGVRGTPKSICCITYTNTAVQEIEQRASEQLQAGDERHIHVSTIHSFCLHSVLRPFAWLRPELGGARKVLTRDNPDFEPICEYAAARVNLVNLQQSDLEAFESLSVDAAGRIIGLASRNEAVCRAASHFWSRCAQLGYIDFGQIVHGAYLLLRDYSQIARSLCARHPWFLVDEFQDTTELQVEILKLLHATGRSRFFAVGDLLQSIYGFTGARPELVAPFGAHIGARADLSLSLNFRSSQRIVNHGERLLPRVPPMTAAGSTRDCPLEPVLVTGGTAFEAVTEHFLPTLEINRIPLGESAILAKDWYSLIALARLLRDFGTPIVGPGARPYKRSRLFAQLAEQLCGAIIEPSPDTTRQLERALFHTVQDASGETHLDLFGFGGRRILVRLQREAVRLAEAGHGALGWLDAMSQATGDILRQAGHVDQLQSGLFYASVQEMKADMARHKVDVTNLSIEHLGLFASPTRALRLSTIHAAKGREYSAVCIIGMRTGSFPYYNTTDVAAEKRQFYVAITRAERFLMYVAERDRWGNPPSPFLGHDGINILN from the coding sequence GTGAGCCTGCTCACCAGGGAGCAGCGCGGAGCCGTCGACTGGGCCGGCAACCTCCTGCTCACCGCCTGTCCGGGAAGCGGCAAGACGCGCACCCTGATTGCCAAGCTGGTCAAGGAGATCGAAGGCGTACGCGGCACGCCCAAGTCCATCTGCTGTATCACTTATACGAATACGGCTGTGCAGGAGATCGAGCAGCGCGCCAGCGAACAGCTGCAGGCCGGTGACGAACGCCACATCCACGTCTCGACAATTCACTCGTTCTGCCTGCACTCGGTACTGCGGCCCTTCGCATGGCTTAGGCCTGAACTCGGGGGGGCGCGAAAGGTCCTGACCCGCGACAACCCAGATTTCGAGCCGATCTGCGAATATGCGGCCGCTCGGGTGAACCTGGTAAATTTGCAGCAGTCAGATCTCGAGGCGTTCGAAAGCCTGAGCGTCGACGCTGCCGGCAGAATCATCGGGCTGGCTTCGAGGAACGAGGCAGTCTGCCGCGCGGCATCTCACTTCTGGAGCCGCTGCGCGCAGCTCGGCTATATCGACTTCGGCCAAATAGTCCACGGCGCCTACCTGCTGCTGCGCGATTATTCGCAGATCGCCCGGTCCCTGTGCGCCCGACACCCATGGTTCTTGGTCGACGAATTCCAAGATACCACCGAGCTGCAGGTCGAGATACTCAAGTTGCTGCACGCGACTGGGCGTTCTAGGTTCTTCGCGGTTGGCGACCTGCTCCAGTCCATCTACGGCTTCACCGGCGCACGGCCTGAACTGGTGGCGCCCTTCGGCGCTCACATCGGCGCGCGTGCCGACCTGAGCCTGTCGCTCAACTTTCGTTCGAGCCAGCGCATCGTGAACCATGGGGAGCGGCTCCTACCACGCGTACCACCGATGACGGCTGCCGGCTCGACGCGCGATTGCCCGCTGGAGCCCGTGCTCGTCACAGGCGGCACGGCATTCGAGGCTGTGACGGAACACTTCCTGCCGACGCTCGAGATCAACCGTATCCCGCTCGGCGAATCCGCCATTCTGGCGAAGGACTGGTATTCCCTCATAGCGCTCGCGCGGCTGCTGCGGGACTTTGGCACGCCGATCGTCGGACCAGGCGCGAGGCCTTATAAGCGGTCGCGCCTATTTGCCCAGCTCGCCGAGCAGCTCTGCGGCGCTATCATAGAGCCGTCGCCCGATACGACACGGCAGCTCGAGCGAGCTCTCTTCCACACGGTCCAGGACGCGAGCGGCGAGACCCACCTCGATCTGTTTGGGTTCGGCGGTCGGCGGATTCTGGTCAGGTTGCAGCGCGAGGCTGTCCGGCTCGCCGAGGCAGGCCACGGCGCGCTCGGCTGGCTTGACGCCATGTCGCAGGCCACAGGCGACATCCTCCGGCAGGCCGGGCACGTTGACCAGCTGCAGTCTGGACTGTTCTACGCGTCCGTGCAGGAAATGAAGGCCGATATGGCCCGGCATAAGGTGGACGTCACCAACCTCTCCATCGAGCACCTGGGCCTGTTCGCCAGCCCGACGCGCGCGCTTCGCCTATCAACGATCCACGCCGCAAAGGGCCGGGAATACTCTGCGGTCTGCATCATCGGCATGCGCACGGGCTCTTTCCCCTACTACAATACGACGGACGTCGCGGCGGAGAAGCGACAGTTCTACGTCGCCATCACCAGGGCCGAGCGGTTCTTGATGTATGTTGCCGAACGGGACAGGTGGGGCAATCCTCCAAGTCCGTTTCTCGGCCACGATGGCATCAACATTCTGAACTGA
- a CDS encoding ATP-dependent nuclease, with protein MRLSRIVIKNLRAIQTLDIPVTEAATVVIGENNAGKSTLLHGIRLCLDVTLSSAFRALSKEDVHCGVDQTQPFQVLVAVEFTGFAGNENEEALLHGTQIGPDRARLFYRFRPKRLIREAIAAEELDRPLTLDDFGWELFGGGNPAVDIAAIEWSHENGDFGATSVGLQILQSYLVVFLPALRDVEADLQQFRRSPLMKLIEASEVDPVEQAAIVAAVKAVNAQIEGSPSIKDLAGSIDGALKDITGPAFSLDVGLGLSAPTFHSIMRNLIILLSGTLAQNVEPRRNGLGLNNILFIAMLIEQFRKRAANGDAAGELILIEEPEAHLHPQLQGTLMDAMRQLPFQVIATTHSTQVTAGAPLSSFAVLSQQPSGVAIAAVPSRAAGLTSNDRQDLERYLDATKSNLLFARRVMLVEGPAELLLIPPLVKRVIGVDLEREGISVVAIHGTHFGPFARMFAPDCMPKRCAIVADADRVPGTTEPDDDVVPPEDLAALQNEFVRVFVGATTFEREITLDGNAGMLAAAAGDLGAPRIKANLETAVTFGVTEELKKKVLRTAIRFGKARFAQAAARHVEQAGRLPPYIEQAVNWLRLW; from the coding sequence GTGAGGCTGAGTCGGATTGTAATAAAGAACCTACGAGCGATACAGACGCTAGACATCCCAGTCACCGAGGCGGCGACTGTCGTCATCGGTGAGAACAACGCGGGCAAGTCGACACTCCTGCATGGGATACGACTATGCCTCGACGTCACGCTGTCTTCCGCGTTCCGGGCGCTGAGCAAGGAGGACGTACACTGTGGAGTCGACCAGACCCAGCCCTTCCAGGTGCTGGTCGCTGTCGAGTTCACCGGCTTCGCCGGCAATGAGAATGAGGAGGCGCTGCTGCACGGCACTCAGATCGGTCCGGACCGGGCGCGCCTCTTCTACCGCTTCCGTCCGAAGCGCTTGATCCGAGAGGCCATCGCCGCCGAGGAACTCGACCGGCCGCTCACGCTCGACGACTTTGGATGGGAACTGTTCGGTGGCGGGAACCCGGCGGTCGACATAGCGGCGATCGAGTGGTCGCACGAGAACGGTGACTTCGGCGCTACGTCCGTTGGGCTACAGATCCTCCAATCCTACTTGGTCGTGTTCCTGCCGGCGCTGCGCGACGTGGAGGCCGACCTGCAGCAGTTCCGGCGCTCGCCTCTGATGAAGCTGATCGAGGCTAGCGAGGTGGACCCGGTCGAGCAGGCCGCGATCGTAGCCGCGGTCAAGGCCGTCAACGCGCAGATCGAGGGCTCGCCGTCGATCAAGGACCTGGCGGGCTCCATCGATGGCGCGCTGAAGGACATCACCGGCCCGGCGTTCTCTCTCGACGTCGGCCTTGGGCTCTCCGCGCCGACCTTCCACTCGATTATGCGTAACTTGATCATTCTCCTGTCGGGAACGCTCGCCCAAAATGTCGAGCCGCGCCGCAATGGCCTAGGCCTGAACAACATCCTGTTTATCGCGATGCTGATCGAGCAGTTCAGGAAGCGCGCCGCCAACGGCGACGCGGCGGGCGAGCTGATCCTGATCGAGGAGCCCGAGGCGCACCTTCATCCCCAGTTGCAGGGGACACTCATGGACGCGATGCGGCAGCTGCCTTTCCAGGTGATCGCTACCACGCACAGTACTCAGGTGACTGCAGGCGCGCCGCTCTCGTCGTTCGCGGTGCTCTCGCAGCAGCCCAGCGGGGTAGCGATCGCAGCCGTCCCGAGCCGGGCGGCGGGGCTGACGTCCAACGACCGGCAAGACCTGGAGCGATACCTCGACGCGACCAAGTCGAATCTATTGTTTGCCCGGCGCGTGATGCTTGTGGAGGGGCCTGCCGAACTCCTGCTCATCCCGCCACTCGTGAAGCGGGTCATTGGTGTCGATCTCGAGCGCGAAGGCATCTCGGTCGTGGCGATCCATGGCACCCACTTCGGCCCGTTCGCGCGGATGTTCGCGCCCGACTGCATGCCCAAGCGGTGTGCCATCGTCGCCGATGCCGACCGGGTGCCGGGTACCACCGAACCTGATGATGACGTGGTGCCGCCCGAGGACCTGGCCGCGCTGCAGAACGAGTTCGTCCGCGTGTTCGTCGGCGCGACCACGTTCGAGCGCGAGATCACGCTCGACGGGAACGCCGGCATGCTGGCAGCCGCTGCCGGCGATCTCGGCGCTCCGCGGATCAAGGCCAACCTCGAGACAGCCGTCACGTTCGGCGTCACAGAGGAATTGAAGAAAAAGGTTCTGAGGACTGCCATCCGGTTCGGCAAGGCCCGGTTCGCCCAGGCGGCGGCTCGACACGTCGAGCAGGCGGGTCGCCTGCCGCCTTACATCGAGCAAGCGGTAAACTGGCTCAGGCTATGGTGA
- a CDS encoding RNA-directed DNA polymerase encodes MTLKLDLLTKGHLPENLPPTFRTYELGTYLAGRNELFSRGKPTRAATYNASKRGLTRRVFSFIHPGTSHDLAEFISARAVSLNQFISNSTFSLSAPRHTPDGDRAVEIASHGELEEQRLLRLARYRFVARTDISRFYHSIYTHSVPWAIHGKPAAKADQRANSGAVYANRLDQILRHGQDGQTVGIPVGPDASRYVAEFIGAAIDAEFVSRGGAADSTVIRHVDDVWIGADTHAEAEAALWRYRESIRAFELDINESKTRIHSDDFQFSDSWPTDIAAKIEFALASPVRRVPERLRSALEHAFSMTALTSDDGVLKYTLRYLDRSVVPSDHWTTIEPFLMRSVTHYSHTVDYVARMLVWRHLARGDLDVVRWAPVLLALIARHGRLGNDGEVCWATYAALRLEINVPLDTAKAAILNCGALTAVAILSAAEAGLVDPQIFDSAWTLVNGESGNGSFWPLLLEWKVRQWTRHAELEVGNDLITELIAQGISIFDASRLPPVFDDVDLDEYSEVERAIEKRSSQYDDDDDEEEDDDDIGGFDAYPL; translated from the coding sequence ATGACGCTGAAGCTGGACCTGCTGACCAAGGGACACCTGCCAGAGAACCTGCCTCCTACGTTCAGGACGTATGAGCTCGGCACCTATCTCGCCGGTCGCAACGAGCTCTTCAGCCGCGGTAAGCCGACACGGGCTGCTACCTACAATGCATCGAAGCGGGGGCTGACGCGGAGGGTCTTCTCCTTTATCCATCCCGGCACCTCGCATGATTTGGCAGAGTTCATTTCCGCCCGTGCAGTGTCGCTAAACCAATTCATTTCGAACAGCACCTTCAGTCTGTCAGCACCCCGGCATACTCCCGATGGAGACCGAGCCGTTGAAATCGCTTCGCATGGCGAACTTGAGGAGCAGCGGCTGCTCCGGCTCGCGAGATACCGTTTCGTGGCACGAACCGACATTTCCAGGTTCTACCATTCGATCTACACGCACTCCGTTCCTTGGGCCATTCACGGCAAGCCCGCGGCCAAGGCGGATCAGCGAGCGAACTCGGGTGCCGTCTATGCCAACCGCCTCGATCAGATCCTGCGCCACGGGCAGGATGGGCAGACCGTCGGCATTCCTGTCGGCCCGGATGCATCCCGCTACGTTGCCGAATTCATCGGCGCGGCAATCGACGCGGAATTTGTCTCGCGGGGTGGTGCCGCAGACTCTACCGTGATCCGCCACGTCGATGACGTGTGGATCGGAGCGGACACCCACGCGGAGGCCGAAGCGGCCTTGTGGCGGTACCGGGAATCGATCCGCGCTTTCGAATTGGACATCAACGAATCCAAGACACGCATCCACTCCGACGACTTCCAGTTTTCCGACAGCTGGCCAACCGACATAGCCGCTAAGATCGAGTTCGCCTTGGCATCACCCGTCCGACGGGTCCCCGAGCGGCTACGTTCCGCTCTTGAGCACGCCTTTTCTATGACCGCGTTGACGTCAGACGACGGGGTGCTGAAGTATACTTTACGGTATCTGGACCGCTCCGTCGTGCCGTCGGATCATTGGACCACGATCGAGCCCTTCTTGATGCGCTCGGTGACCCATTACAGTCATACTGTCGACTACGTCGCCCGCATGCTGGTGTGGCGGCATCTCGCTCGCGGCGATCTGGATGTTGTGCGGTGGGCCCCAGTTCTCCTGGCACTGATTGCACGCCATGGCAGGCTGGGCAACGACGGCGAAGTCTGCTGGGCCACCTACGCCGCGTTGCGCCTGGAGATCAACGTGCCGTTGGACACGGCCAAGGCCGCGATCCTCAACTGCGGAGCGCTGACCGCAGTCGCCATCCTCTCGGCCGCTGAGGCCGGACTTGTCGATCCACAGATCTTCGATTCCGCTTGGACGCTGGTGAATGGAGAAAGCGGCAACGGATCGTTCTGGCCTCTGCTGCTCGAATGGAAGGTCAGGCAGTGGACGCGTCACGCCGAACTCGAGGTGGGAAATGACCTCATCACCGAGCTGATCGCGCAGGGAATTTCCATCTTTGATGCCAGCCGACTTCCACCAGTCTTCGATGACGTGGATTTGGACGAATATTCTGAGGTCGAGCGAGCGATCGAAAAACGCAGCAGCCAATATGACGACGACGATGACGAGGAGGAAGACGATGATGACATTGGCGGTTTCGACGCTTATCCACTCTGA